A region of the Corynebacterium falsenii genome:
TCTCAATGGCGGAATCCAGCGTGCCGTCCGGGGTGAACGTGCCCACGTGCATTTCGTAGAGCACTTCGCCCTGCAGGTCCCGCCCGAGCGGGGCGAGGTCCGCGCTGCCGTGCCATACCTGGGACAGGCCATGGATGCCATCGGGTTGGCGCCGGGATCTCGGATCCGGCACCACCGGGCCGCCGTCGACGGAAAATCCGTAGCGCGCCCCGTCGGTCGCGGGGATATCGCAGGTGAACCAGCCATCGTCGCCGGCGGTCATGGGATGGGAGGTGCCGTCCACAACGACATCCACGTTCCTAGCCTTCGGAGCCCACACGCTATACATGGTTCCCAAGACTAACTGCGATAATGGTGCAATGCCCACCGAGCAACCATATCTGCGACCAGCCCAGGGCCAGGTGAGCGAGACCGTGGAGATCAAACGCTCCCAGTTCATCGCCGTGGCCCAGCGCACCGATTCGGAGACCGCCGCCCGCGCCTTCATCGACGACGTGCGTTCCACCTACCCGGACGCCCGCCACCACTGCACCGCCTACATCATCCACCAGGATGGCGCCCAGCCGATCGAGCGTTCCAGCGACGATGGGGAACCCGCCGGCACCGCTGGCCAGCCGATGCTCGAGGTGCTGCGCGGCCGGGAGATTCTGGACATCACGGTGGTGGTTGTCCGGTACTTTGGCGGAGTTCTGCTGGGCACCGGTGGGTTGGTGCGCGCTTACCAACAGGCCACGCGGGCTGCGGTGGATTCTCTTTCTCTCGTTCGACGCCACCACGTTGCCCTTCACCAGTTCACCGTTGGGCATGACAAGGCCGGTCGGGTGGAAGCAGAGCTGCGGGTGGCGGGTTATACGATCGCGGATGTTGAGTACTCTGCCGAGGTGACGATGACGATTGCGGCCGAACCGGGCACTGATGTTGTCGGGGCCGTGGCCAGCCTGACCGGTGGCGACGCGGAGGTGACCAGCGCGGGGGAGCAGTGGGTCGATTCGCCCGTGGCGTAGTTAGAATGGGGCGCATGACAATGAGCAATACCCCAGGTAGCGATCCCGTATCCCAGCGCAAGGCCGAGGTCCGGAAGCACAGCAAGAACATCAAGATCGCCGGTGGCGTGGCCGCCGTGAGCGTGCTCGTTGGTTTGACCGTGGCCAACAACGCGTTCTTCACGATTATCCTGCCGCTGCTCGCGCTGGGATTCATGGCTTACAGCGGGTACAAGATCAAGGAGATTGTGAACCACAAGGATCAGTGGTGAGTTAATGGTCCGCGTGGATCAATGGGTGTGGGCCGTTCGGCTGTTCAAGACTCGTACAGCTGCGGCCCAGGCGTGCAACGCCGGGCACGTGAAAATCAACGACGTTGCGGTCAAGCCCGCGCAACCCGTGGTGGTGGGCGATACGGTGCGAGTGTGGGCGAACCACCGCGAGCACATTGTGGAGGTCACCCAATTGCTCTCCAAGCGCGTGGGGGCGCCGGTGGCCCGGACGGCCTACATTGATCATTCGCCACCGCCGCCGGTGATCCCGCCGATGCCGCGCCGGGATCGGGGAGCGGGGCGACCGACGAAGCGGGAGCGGCGGCAACTTAATCGCTTGATGGGGAAGCAGCCTTGAGCGTGGTCTGACCGAGCTTCTGCCACCGGTTGCCCAACCTGCCGGGGCGGGATTCGGTGTACTTGCCGATGTGCACGGTCTTTTTGATGTGGTCGCGCCCGTAGGTGAACAGCAGCATGTCGTCGATGAGGCGCACCTGGCCGGGGCGGTAGGGGTAGTTCATCGCCTCCTCGAGCGCGGCAACGTGTTCCTCGGAGAGCAGGTCGGCGAGCTGGCCGTGGGTGGTGATGCCGTGGGTGGCGAGCATCTCCACGGCGTAGGAGTAGTACTCCGAGCGGGACGTGGGGTATTTCTCGCCAACCAGGGAGCTGATTTCGCCCGGTAGGGAGGCGGCCTCGATGGGCGCGGCTCGTTCGATCTCCGCGCGTTTGCGCTCCTCGAGGTGCTCGGCGATCATGTCGAACTGCTGGTCGGCCAGTTCGATGAGGCCCGCGGCGAGGGTGAACGCGCGGTTGATCTGGGGGTCCACGTCCTCCCTGTTCTTGTAGCGAATGTCGTGTTCGAACTCGGCCCAGGCGTGTTGCAGCACGGTGCGCAGCTGGATTTCCAACAGGGCAGGGCCATGCTTGTCGGCGATGGGGTCGCGCACGATGAGGTGCTGGCTGGCATAACCGAACCGACCGGCACGAGCATTCTCGGCGGCCTTATCGATGATGGAGACAATGTCGAACTCGTCGCTGAGCGCCTCGGTGAGCTGCGGGATCTCCGAAGAATGGAAGGTGATGACGCGGATCCCGAGCAGATCGTAGGCGGAGTTGAAATCCACATACTCCGGGTAGTTGTCGTTGGCGAGCTTCGCCTTGAAGCTATCCCGGTCCTTGATGCGCACGGAGACACGGTCGTAGGTCAGGCCCGCGTCCTCCAGGATGTCCTCGATGCGGTCGTGGAGCTGCTCGTCGGCATTGGGGTGGCGGCGGAGCCATGCGTCGTAGTTTTTCAGGGCTTGGGACGCCGTGCGGGAGGTGGGTTCATTGGGCACATTGGGCTCATTAGGCTTATTAGGCACTGTAGGCACCGTCGAATCAGCTCCCCACCCGTGTGAGGATCGCCTGGCCGCGCTCGCTGAACAGCTCGGCGAGGCGCGCTTCGCCTTGCCACATGCCCGTGTCTAGGGCGTTGCTCCACACGCCTTCCGGCAGCACAACGGTGGTGTCACCCCAGCCGCCTTCTTTGTAGAGATCGAGCGGGCGGCGGGTCACCAGCACGATGACGTTATCTCCGCGCATCATGCCGAGCACGTGGCGCTCCATCTGACCGGTGCCCATGACCGGCAGGTAGCTGGCATCATCCAACTCGTACTGCGTGCGCGTCTTCAATGCGGTGACGATGAGGTGCATGCGCTCATCATTTGGCGTTTGGATGTTGCCGCGGCCAACGTTATCCAGCGCCTCTCGGCGGGAGGCGTAGTCAATGGAGCGGCGATTATCGGGATCCACCAGGTAGTCGGTAAAGAACTCGGTGCCCTGGTAGATGTCGGGGATGCCGGGAGCCATGAGCTGCACAAGCTTCTTCGACAAATCCGTGGTCTGGGCAGCCGGTGCGATGAGATCAACGAAGGCGGAGATCTTGTCCGCCTGGTTGTCGAAGAGATCGTCGATCCAGGCGTGGATGCTGTCTTCGAAGTCTTCTTCCACGTCGAACCAGGTGGTGCGCACCCCGGCCTCGCGCATGGCCTTTTCGGCATAGGCGTGGAATCGCTCGCGCAGCTCATCGGTCAGCGGTTCCCCGTGCGGCCACACACCAATGAGGTTTTGCAGCAGGAAGTGGCAGGTGGGGCCATCCACGTACTCGATGGAGGCGCACAGCTCCGCGAACTCCTCCGGAGCCTCGGAGATGGTACCGATGCGGGACCGCACGACCTCTCCGCGCTTCGTGTCGTGGGTGGTCAGGGTCGTCATGGCGTGCGGCCACAAGCGGGCGCGCTCGGCCTGGAGGAGGTGGAATTCAGCAGGGGACAGGCCACACCGCTGCGGTGCCCCGCCGACTTCTTGCAGGCTCACGAGACGGGAGCCACGGTAGAACGCCGTATCCTCTACACCCTTGGCCATCACGGCACCGCACACCTGGGCGAAACGCGTGTTCGCTTCGCCACGGGAAATGAGTGCGGTAGCGATGAGATCGAGCGGGTCTGCCCACTCAGGGTGCTCAATGATCATCTGCGCGATCACGGTTGAGGTCACGCGCGAGAGCGATTCATAGTCGGCGCGGTAGACCGGCATCGATGCGATGAGCTCAACGAGGGCTTCCTGCAGGTCCTTATCGGAGACGTTCTCTCCATTGGTGGACCAGTTGTCGCGTCGGACAGCCGCGGCGAGGCGCCTGATCTCGGCGGCCAGTTCGTTGCGGGCCACCTCTGCCTTGAGGGTTTCCTCAGCCGCGTTGAAGGCCTCGGCATCCCACCGACTCCCGGCATGCTCGGCGGCGATGTCACCGAGCGGAAGCACAGCCCGGCGGTTGAGGAAGACACCATCGAATTCCCGCAGCGCGTCGTAACCCGTGGTGCCGTCCACGCTGAGGCGAGGATCGAGGGGCTCTTCCACACCCAGGATCTTCTCCACGAGCAACCAGCGATCAGGGCCGATGAGCGCACGGAGCTTTTGCAGATAGCCGAAGGGATCAGCCAGGCCATCGGGGTGATCCACGCGAACACCGTCGATGATGCCCGCGGCGATGAGCTGGTTGAGGATGCGGTGCGAGTGTTCAAAGACCACAGGATCTTCCTGCCGCACACCCGCGAGACCGTTGATGCTGAAGAAACGGCGATAGTTGATGATGCCATCGCGCCAGAACATGAGCTTGTAGTGCTGCCGGTCGTGGACCTGCTGCGGGGTGCCGCCTTCGGTACCCGGACAGATGGGGAAGCGGTGCTCGTAGTAGACCAACTCGTCGCCCTCGACGGTGAGGGCAGACACGTCATCCTCGCTGCCGAGCACGGGCAATCCCAGCCGGCCTCCTGCACCGTTGTTGTCGGACCAGTCGATGTCGAAGTACGAGGCAAATTCGGAGTCCTGCCCATACTTCAACACGTCCCACCACCAGGGGTTGAGCTTGGGAACATCCACTCCGACGTGGTTGGGCACGATATCGAGCAGGATCTTCATGCCGGCTTCGTGGACAGCGTTGGACAGCTCTCGGAGCCCTTCCATGCCGCCCAGTTCGGGATTGATGGTGGTCGGATCAGTGACGTCATAGCCGTGGGTGGATTCCGGAGGTGCCGTCATGATGGGGGACAAGTACAGGTGGCTCACCCCGAGCTGCTGGAAGTATTCCACCTGCTCAGTGGCATCGGCGAAGGTAAACGCCTCCGACGGGTCGGAGGCTGGGCCGCGAAGTTGCAAACGGTAGGTGGCAGACATGATCCCCAGCTTAGTGCCTAGCCCGGACATCATCTGAGGCGGTGAAGTCCAGTGTCGATCCCAGCGAGGACAATGGTGCTCGCGATCACCATTGGGGTTCTTGATAGTTGGCCGGACAGTGAAGAACGATAGAGAACTTCAACGAGCGACCAAAGCGAGCAGAAGAACGAGCAAAAGACCGAGGAAAGCTCGAGCTTTATACAGAAAAAATACGGCGAGAGACGCCGATATCACCCCATCAGGGGGTAGCTGTGACGCCTGGTCATGCAAATTTTCAGCGCTTTGGCAGCGTGTTGCCCGGAAGTGATCACCCGGGGTGCAGCAAGGAGTAATTTTCCAGCTATGTCACGCTCACCTTCCCCCTACGAAGAGGACAACGGACCGCAGATCGCGGAACCGAAAAAGCCTCGCAAGGACCGATCACACTGGCTCTACATCGCAGTGATCATTGCCGTCATCGCCGGCATCGCCTTCGGTCTCGTTGACCCCGAACACGCCAAGGGCTTCAAAGTCCTGGGCACCATGTTCGTCAACCTGATCAAGATGATGATCGCCCCGGTGATCTTCTGCACCATCGTGCTCGGCATCGGATCCGTCCGCGCCGCCGCATCCGTTGGCAAGGCCGGAGCGATTGCCCTCACCTACTTCATCGTCATGTCCACCTTCGCACTGGGAATTGGCCTGGTGGTGGGCAACCTCATTGAGCCCGGCTCCAATCTCTCAATCCCAGCATCTGGCTCCGGCGCGAAGTACGTCAAAGACACCGGCGAGGCCGGCCACGGCATCGCCGGCTTCGTGAACTCCATCATTCCGGACACACTGTTTTCGTCGGTGACGTCGGGCTCAGTCCTCCAGACGCTCTTCGTTGCACTGCTCGTGGGCTTCGCCATCCAGTCCATGGGTAAGGGCGGTGAGCCGATCTTGGCCGGTGTCGCCCACCTGCAAAAGCTCGTCTTCAAGATCCTTGTCATGATCCTCAGGCTCGCCCCGATCGGCGCGTTTGGCGCTATCGCAGGCGTGGTCGGCGAGACCGGCATCGAGGCAGTGAAGTCCCTGGCCGTGCTCATGCTCTGTTTCTACGCGACGTGTGTCCTGTTCATCTTCGTCGTCCTTGGTTCGATCCTGGCGGTGTTCGGGCGCTTCAACATCTTCAAGCTGTTCAAGTACTTGGGTCGAGAGTTCCTGCTCATCGTGGCAACGTCCTCGTCGGAATCCGCGCTGCCTAACCTCATGCGCAAGATGGAACATGCAGGCGTGGACAAGTCCACAGTCGGCATCGTGGTGCCCACCGGCTACTCGTTCAACCTGGACGGCACGGCCATCTACCTCACCATGGCGTCCATCTTCATCGCCGATGCCATGCACAAGCCCATGAGCATCTCGGAGCAGATCGGGCTCCTGCTGTTCATGATGATCGCATCGAAGGGCGCAGCCGGCGTGACAGGCGCGGGCATCGCCACCCTTGCAGCCGGTCTGCAGTCCCACCGCCCCGAACTGCTGGACGGCGTGGGCATTATCGTCGGCATCGACCGCTTCATGTCGGAGGCCCGCGCGCTCACCAACTTCGCGGGCAACTCCATCGCCACTTTGCTGGTCGGTACGTGGACCAAGACGATCGATCGCCAGCGGGTCAACGACGTCCTTGACGGCAAGATCCCCTTCGTTGAGTCCGACGACGATCCGCACGTCAACCTGAAAAACCCCACGGTGGAAAATCCCGCGGACAAGCTTCAGCCTACGCCACAGGTCGATCTCGACGAGTACAAGGGCTCCCACTAGTAGCTTTCGTGCAACGGCTCGCTGTAGCGAGCCGAGCCACGTGGCTTTACGCCTTTCCAGCCATCTCTAGGAACTGAGCGAACGGCACGATCTGGATCTCTTGACCCTTGTCTTTGAGCTCCCGGGCGCGCTTTTCCTTGGTCGTCATGCTGGACCACTCGCCGACGATGAGCATGGTCGTCTTCTTTGTCACGTTCTTCGCCACCGTGCCACCACGGCTGGCAATCATGTCCCACACGTCACCCTTGTCGTAGGGCTCCACGTCGCCGGTGACGCACACGACCTGGCCGTAGATCGGCCCGTCGATATCGGCATCCTTATTAGCCTCCGGCACCTCGTCCGGCGTGGCGACCTTCGCCCACGGTGCGGGCTGGCGCTTCTTGCCACCCTCTCGGGCGCCTCCTTGGGCGCCTTTCTTGGCACCATGGTCGCCGCCTGCTTCCGCGACGGTATCGCCGCCGTCGGTGTTGTTGTTCGACGCCGACACGGCAGCCTCCGACGATGCGGCGGCGATCCACTCCTGTTCGGAAACGTCGTCGAGACTGTAGCCAGCCTGCAGCATCGTCAACCGGTGGTCGATGGCCCGGTACAACTCTTCGTCACCAGGCGAGAAGTTGATGCGTGGGGTGGCGTCGGGAAAAAGAAGCTCGATGTAGCCCACAGAGCCATTGCCAGGAGATTGGCGATACCAGCCGATGAGGTCGGCCGGGTCGCGATCCACGTCGGGCCACAGGGATCCGGCCAACTCCGAGCGCTGCACGCGGATGCGGTCGGGCTCGATCGTCACCTCGGCGCCTCGGGCGGGTAGTGCGGTCATGGCGTCTCCAATCTCTTCCGGCTCTGATCTGGCTCTGTTCCAGCTCTGTTCCAGTACGAACTAATCTGACAGCGGGCGCTGCATCACGATCACCGAGCGAGCCGGCACCTCAATCTCCTCGCCGGGCGCCAGCTCGCGGCGCTCCTCGGGCACGCCCTTCGGCACGGACGTGTCGATGACCACCGTCCAGCTATCCTCCTCAGACGGCTCCACGTGCATCACGTTGTGTCGGCGCGGCATCGTGAACGTCAGCGCTTCGTGGTAGGCGTTGAAGCACAGGATGAACGAGTCATCCTCGATCGGGCGGCCGTGCAGATCCGGCTCCACGATGCCCTGGCCGTTGAGGTGAACCATCAACGAGCGGCCGAAATCGAAGTTCCAGTCCTCGTCGGTCATGAGCTTCGCGTCGTGGGTCAGCCAGGCGATGTCGCGCTTGGCCACGTCCTCGCCCAGGGGGCCACCGGCGAGGAAGCGACGGCGGCGGAACACCGGGTGGTTTTGGCGCAGCTCGATGAGGCGGCGGGTGAAGGCCTGCAGATCCTCGTCCGCGTTCTCCCAGTCGATCCACGAGATCTCGTTGTCCTGGCAGTACACGTTGTTGTTGCCGTGCTGGGTGCGGCCGAGCTCATCGCCGTGGGAAATCATCGGCGTGCCCTGCGACAGCAGCAGCGTGGTGAGGAAATTCCGGCGCTGCTGGGCGCGCAGGCGCAGCACGTCCTCATCGTCTGTGTCGCCTTCCACGCCGCAGTTCCACGAGCGGTTGTGGCTCTCGCCGTCGCGGTTGTCCTCGCCGTTGGCTTCGTTGTGCTTTTCGTTGTAGCTCACCAAATCGGTGAGAGTGAACCCGTCGTGGGCAGTGATGAAGTTAATCGACGCCGCTGGCCGGCGACCCGCATAGAGGTCCGATGATCCGGTGAGCCGGGAGGCGAATTCCCCCAGGGTTGAGGGTTCGCCGCGCCAGAAGTCGCGCACCGTGTCCCGGTATTTTCCGTTCCACTCGTTCCACAGGTCGGGGAAGTTGCCTACCTGGTAGCCACCCTCGCCGACATCCCACGGCTCGGCGATGAGCTTGACCTGAGAGACCGTGGGGTCCTGCTGCACAAGGTCGAAGAAGGCCGAGAGGCGATCGACGTCGTGGAACTCGCGGGCCAGGGTGGAGGCCAAGTCGAAGCGGAACCCGTCGACGTGCATTTCCTCCACCCAGTAGCGCAGCGAATCCATGATGAGCTGCAGCGTGTGCGGGTGGCGGACGTTAAGGGAGTTACCGGTGCCGGTGTAGTCCATGTAATGGGCGGCGTCCTTATCGACCAGCCGGTAGTAGGCGGCGTTATCGATACCGCGGAAGCTCAAGGTGGGGCCCATGTGGTTGCCCTCGGCGGTGTGGTTGTAGACCACGTCGAGGATGATCTCGATGCCGGCATCGTGGTAGCTGCGCACCATCTGCTTGAACTCGGCGACTGCACCCTCGGCGCTCTGGGATGCCGCGTAATCGCGGTGGGGAGCGAAGAAGCCCAGGGTGTTGTAGCCCCAGTAGTTCTTCAACCCCAGCTCGCGCAGGCGATCGTCGTGGACGAACTGGTGCACGGGCATGAGCTCCACGGCCGTCACACCCAGTTCGGTGAAGTAATCGATGATCGAATGGTGGGCCAAGCCGGCGTATGTTCCGCGCAGGTGGTCGGGCACATCCGGGTGGGTCATGGTGAGGCCCTTGACGTGGGTCTCGTAGATCACCGTCTTGTTGGCCTCGATGCGGGGGCGGCGGTCGTTCGACCAATCGAAGTAGGGGTTGATGACCACCGAGCGCATGGTGTGGGCGGCGGAGTCTTCCTGGTTGCGCTGCTCGGGGTTGTTGATGTCGTAGCTGAACAGGCTGCTATCACCATCGAACTCGCCGTCGAAGGCCTTACCGTAAGGGTCCACGAGGAGCTTCGAGGCATCGCAACGCAGCCCGTTTTCCGGATCCCAGGGGCCGTGCACACGGTATCCATAGCGCTGACCAGGGGTGATGCCGGGGATGAAACCGTGCCAGATGTTGGCATCCACCTCGGTGAGGGGGATCCGGGTTTCATCACCTTCCTTATCAAACAGGCACAGTTCCACCTTCTCGGCCACGTCGGAGTGGAGGGCGAAGTTGGTTCCGTTTCCGTCGAAGGTGGCGCCCAGCGGATAGGCCTTTCCGGGCCACACGAGAAGGGGCTCACCGGGGGCCCGAAGGCCGCTCTTATCTGACAAACCAGAAGTCATAAGCGTTATCTTAACTGCTCCAACCGGCCACTATTGCGCGCACTCCCGCTAGCACCTCGTGGCGGTCGGTGCTGTCATCGGCGTCACCTGCAGGATCGGCTTCCTCGGCGGGGTTCAGCCGCTCCCGGACGGTTTGGCGCGTTTGGAGGTCCCAGGCCGAGCCGAGCACGAAGCGCACGAGCGCCTGCGCCTGGTGGTGCCCACCCTCGCAGAGGTGGGCGAGCTCGGCGACCACGTCGCGGTCCATCGTCTCGGAGGCCAGCGCCGCCACCATGATCTCGGCGCCGTCGCGCACGCTGGTGATGGCGGTGAGTAGCGCGGCGCAATACTCCTCAGCCCCGGCAACGCCGGCAGCATTGGCCGCCCCGGCCGCGCCAGTTACGCCAGCAGTCACGCTGGGCACCTGCTCCATCATCACCTGCGCCACCCCGCCGAGCAGCGCCTGCTTGTTGGGGAAATGCCAGTACAGCGCGCCCGGCGCCACGCTCAGCGATGTGGCCAAGCGCCGCATGGTCAGGTCCGCCAGGCCGTATTCCTGAAGAATGGCCTGGGCGGCGTCGAGAATGACGGGCTTGTTTAGTTGCACACCCATAGAGGGTAGTCTGAACCACATGAGTTATCGAAAGACTTTCGCGGCTGCACTGTGCGTGTTGCCGTTTGCGCTGACGGCGTGCGGCTCGGATGGTGATTCGGGGGATTCCTCCGCATCGTCGAGCGCATCCTCGTCCACCACCACCGCTGGGCCGTCCACGCAGAAGTCCGAGACCGACAAGACCGCGTCTTCCAACGACCCGTCGAAGGATCCGCAGTCGCCCGATGCTGACGGCGCGCAGGGGCAAAAGGGTCAGCCGGGCCAGAACGATCAAGCTCAGGGCGGGGCCAACCAGGGTCAGCCGCCGGTGCCGATGTCCGGGTCTGCGTCGCAAAAAGACAAGGAAGAGATCACCAATCTCGTCTTGACCTTGGGGCAGGGCAGCAAGAACGCCGCCGAGTTCAACAATCAGCTGATCGACAACTCGTGCAAGGCCTACATCGACAGCAAGGGTGGCGAGGAAGCCGCGCGCCAGTCCGCCAACGCGGTCCAGGACGCAGGCAGTTTCAACGACATCGCCCGCGTGCCGAAGTTCACCTCCGTCGATGACATCACCGTCAATGGGGATCAGGCCACCGCTGTAGTCCATGCCGAGCAGGGTGGACAGAGTTTCTCGCAGAAGATGAACTTCACCCGCGAGGACGGCCGGTGGAAGATGTGCCCGACCGGCTAGCCGCACGTTGATGAAGAAAATCTCTCACGCTGTCGGCGACGGCGCGCTTGTTTTTGCCGTGACCCTCGTTGCCTTCACCATTGCCGCGGCCCTGTGGGGCTGGGGGTATCCGTCCACCGAAATCACGATCACCGCGTCGCTCGGCGCCGACCCGACCCCCGGCACCGAAGACGCCGGCTTCCGCGCCTTCGCAATCTTCGCCGCGTACAGCACGGGACTCGGCGCTCTGTTGGCGCTGTGGGCGTATCACACCCGCGTTCGCAGTCTCAGCATGTTGTTATGGGTGACGCTCTGCGCGGCCATCGGTGCCGTATGGTCGCTGATCTTCGGCTCGATCGTGGTGGAGCATCTTCATTCTTTCGACGCCACCATGATCCAACCCGGCCAGGTCGCCTATGTGGCCCAAACGGTGCCCTTCTCCGTGGTGCTTGTGTGCGCCCCCGCCGCTGCAGCGGTGGTCTATTGGGGGCAGGCCTGCTGGACCCAGCGGTTCTAGCTGGGTCCCAGTTCGGTCCAAGCTCGGCGCTAGCTCTCCCCGCCGCGCTGCCGTGCCATCGTCAAGATCGTCTGCGCTGCCTCCGTGCGCTGGTCATCGGCGGTAAATGCCGACCACTCGGCCACACCGCTGGCCAGCTGGGCCGCCCGGTCCACATCGCCAACCTCCAGGGCGGCCCGCGCGCCTGCCAGCCGCAGGTTGAGCATTGCGGGCGCTCCCATCGGCGCGCCCTCCATGGCCTCCAAGGTGTCGCGAATCATCTCGTTGGCCTGCCATGACTGGCCCACATCCATGAGCAGATGACCGGAGAGCTCCGTGCGCTTCAACGCCACCACGGGCGCCTGCATAGACAAGGCAAGAAGCGCGCACGCCTGCCAGTGGCTCGCCAGCTCTTGTTCCGGATCAGCACCCGGCTGGTCCGGAACCTCGGCCTGTCCCGTGGCCTGAAGGAGGCAGAAATGCCCCAGCATGTCGTGGGCCTCAAACTGGGAGACTCGCCCCGGCTGCGGCAGTTCCAGCACGCTGTTCGCCAACTCCCGGGCCTTGGTGCTGTCGCCTTTCATCCAAGCTTCCTGGGCAAACCACAAGATCCGGTCGGCCTCCTTGGGCTCCGCCCGGCCGAACCGCCGGATATAACCGGAAAACGCATTGATGAGTTCGGGCGTGGTGGCGTCGGATAAAGAAAGATTGGTGGCGACAGTGTAGGCCGTGGTCGCTGCCTGGGTGAGCTTGGCGGCCATGCGCGGCTCCAGCGAGCGCCAGTCAAGCGACGAATCCTCGCCGAGTGTCGGCGAATCCGGGTCGGGGCGGAAGTTCCGGAAGTCTTCGGCCAAGCGCGCCAGCAGTTCGGTGGGCGAGGAGAGGGTGTGGAGGCTGTCATCGTCCTGGTTGAGCGATTGATATGCCAGGTGAGCTGCGGCGATGAGAGCCACTGCGTGGTCGTCGTTGGAGCGTGCCCAGTCCTGCAGAGCCAGCAACGACTCGATGGCCTCATCGATAAGGCCGAGGTTATCGGCGGCCGCGGAACGCAGGGCGAGATACTCGCCGCGGAGCTCATCCGGGGCGTCGTGCGGGGTGGTCAACCAGAACTCTGTGGCGAATCGGGAGGCCAGCTGCCAACTGTCTTCGGTCCGCCCAGCGCGCGCCGCAGCGGTGCTGTCCTGGAGTAGTGATTCCAGCGTGCTGGCCATGGCGTAAACTCCCCGGTAGTTATTTCGACAGTTATCTCGTTATCTCGACGTTTGTTGTGAAAGGTTATCCCATGCCAGGCAAGGCTCAGACCACCGAGTTGCCGGAGTCGGTTGAGTTGTTGGATTTCTCCCGGATCGATCTCCGCGGATCCACTCCCAGTACGGCCGAGCTGCGCCATAGCCTGCCGCGAGGTGGCACGGACGTGGATGCTGTGTTGCCGACGGTGGAACCGATCGTGGAGGCCGTGCGCGAGCGCGGGGCCGCCGCGGCGGTGGAGTACGGCGAGAAGTTCGATGGCGTGGTGCCCGAATCCGTGCGCGTGCCCCAGCAGGTCATCGACG
Encoded here:
- a CDS encoding IMPACT family protein; its protein translation is MPTEQPYLRPAQGQVSETVEIKRSQFIAVAQRTDSETAARAFIDDVRSTYPDARHHCTAYIIHQDGAQPIERSSDDGEPAGTAGQPMLEVLRGREILDITVVVVRYFGGVLLGTGGLVRAYQQATRAAVDSLSLVRRHHVALHQFTVGHDKAGRVEAELRVAGYTIADVEYSAEVTMTIAAEPGTDVVGAVASLTGGDAEVTSAGEQWVDSPVA
- a CDS encoding RNA-binding S4 domain-containing protein, whose protein sequence is MVRVDQWVWAVRLFKTRTAAAQACNAGHVKINDVAVKPAQPVVVGDTVRVWANHREHIVEVTQLLSKRVGAPVARTAYIDHSPPPPVIPPMPRRDRGAGRPTKRERRQLNRLMGKQP
- a CDS encoding GTP pyrophosphokinase — protein: MPNEPTSRTASQALKNYDAWLRRHPNADEQLHDRIEDILEDAGLTYDRVSVRIKDRDSFKAKLANDNYPEYVDFNSAYDLLGIRVITFHSSEIPQLTEALSDEFDIVSIIDKAAENARAGRFGYASQHLIVRDPIADKHGPALLEIQLRTVLQHAWAEFEHDIRYKNREDVDPQINRAFTLAAGLIELADQQFDMIAEHLEERKRAEIERAAPIEAASLPGEISSLVGEKYPTSRSEYYSYAVEMLATHGITTHGQLADLLSEEHVAALEEAMNYPYRPGQVRLIDDMLLFTYGRDHIKKTVHIGKYTESRPGRLGNRWQKLGQTTLKAASPSSD
- the treY gene encoding malto-oligosyltrehalose synthase; its protein translation is MSATYRLQLRGPASDPSEAFTFADATEQVEYFQQLGVSHLYLSPIMTAPPESTHGYDVTDPTTINPELGGMEGLRELSNAVHEAGMKILLDIVPNHVGVDVPKLNPWWWDVLKYGQDSEFASYFDIDWSDNNGAGGRLGLPVLGSEDDVSALTVEGDELVYYEHRFPICPGTEGGTPQQVHDRQHYKLMFWRDGIINYRRFFSINGLAGVRQEDPVVFEHSHRILNQLIAAGIIDGVRVDHPDGLADPFGYLQKLRALIGPDRWLLVEKILGVEEPLDPRLSVDGTTGYDALREFDGVFLNRRAVLPLGDIAAEHAGSRWDAEAFNAAEETLKAEVARNELAAEIRRLAAAVRRDNWSTNGENVSDKDLQEALVELIASMPVYRADYESLSRVTSTVIAQMIIEHPEWADPLDLIATALISRGEANTRFAQVCGAVMAKGVEDTAFYRGSRLVSLQEVGGAPQRCGLSPAEFHLLQAERARLWPHAMTTLTTHDTKRGEVVRSRIGTISEAPEEFAELCASIEYVDGPTCHFLLQNLIGVWPHGEPLTDELRERFHAYAEKAMREAGVRTTWFDVEEDFEDSIHAWIDDLFDNQADKISAFVDLIAPAAQTTDLSKKLVQLMAPGIPDIYQGTEFFTDYLVDPDNRRSIDYASRREALDNVGRGNIQTPNDERMHLIVTALKTRTQYELDDASYLPVMGTGQMERHVLGMMRGDNVIVLVTRRPLDLYKEGGWGDTTVVLPEGVWSNALDTGMWQGEARLAELFSERGQAILTRVGS
- a CDS encoding cation:dicarboxylate symporter family transporter is translated as MSRSPSPYEEDNGPQIAEPKKPRKDRSHWLYIAVIIAVIAGIAFGLVDPEHAKGFKVLGTMFVNLIKMMIAPVIFCTIVLGIGSVRAAASVGKAGAIALTYFIVMSTFALGIGLVVGNLIEPGSNLSIPASGSGAKYVKDTGEAGHGIAGFVNSIIPDTLFSSVTSGSVLQTLFVALLVGFAIQSMGKGGEPILAGVAHLQKLVFKILVMILRLAPIGAFGAIAGVVGETGIEAVKSLAVLMLCFYATCVLFIFVVLGSILAVFGRFNIFKLFKYLGREFLLIVATSSSESALPNLMRKMEHAGVDKSTVGIVVPTGYSFNLDGTAIYLTMASIFIADAMHKPMSISEQIGLLLFMMIASKGAAGVTGAGIATLAAGLQSHRPELLDGVGIIVGIDRFMSEARALTNFAGNSIATLLVGTWTKTIDRQRVNDVLDGKIPFVESDDDPHVNLKNPTVENPADKLQPTPQVDLDEYKGSH
- a CDS encoding BRCT domain-containing protein, whose amino-acid sequence is MTALPARGAEVTIEPDRIRVQRSELAGSLWPDVDRDPADLIGWYRQSPGNGSVGYIELLFPDATPRINFSPGDEELYRAIDHRLTMLQAGYSLDDVSEQEWIAAASSEAAVSASNNNTDGGDTVAEAGGDHGAKKGAQGGAREGGKKRQPAPWAKVATPDEVPEANKDADIDGPIYGQVVCVTGDVEPYDKGDVWDMIASRGGTVAKNVTKKTTMLIVGEWSSMTTKEKRARELKDKGQEIQIVPFAQFLEMAGKA